A single genomic interval of Alistipes sp. ZOR0009 harbors:
- the neuC gene encoding UDP-N-acetylglucosamine 2-epimerase, giving the protein MNKRKICVVTGTRAEYGLLSKLMKMIQEDAELELQIIVTNMHLSSNYGSTYKEIEADGFSISKKIDILKFGNSNVGVAQSTGLAVSEFAKAFEELAPNLILILGDRYEMLAVAVAALFIRIPIAHLHGGELTEGAIDDAIRHSITKMSHIHFTSTEAYRNRVIQLGENPDRVFNVGAIGIDNIKHSNFLAKEEFEKSIDFKLGKLTFLVTYHPATLDRICSEAAVDNLLQALDRFPDATIIFTKPNSDADSYIISKMIDAYAIANGDRCKVFTSLGHLRYLSALKYVDVVIGNSSSGILEVPSFGIPTVNIGNRQKGRIAAQSVLNCNVTSEDITNAISNAIGLAKDRRLKDVENPYEKDETAATIMKTLKELELDNLTVKKFYDIC; this is encoded by the coding sequence ATGAATAAAAGAAAAATCTGTGTAGTTACAGGCACTAGGGCTGAGTATGGGTTGCTAAGTAAATTGATGAAGATGATTCAGGAAGATGCTGAATTAGAACTTCAAATTATAGTAACTAATATGCATCTTAGTTCAAACTATGGGAGTACATATAAGGAGATAGAAGCAGATGGTTTTAGTATTAGTAAAAAGATTGATATACTGAAATTTGGAAATAGCAATGTAGGTGTTGCACAATCAACAGGTTTGGCAGTATCAGAGTTTGCAAAGGCATTTGAAGAGTTGGCTCCTAATTTGATTCTTATACTAGGCGATAGGTATGAGATGTTGGCAGTTGCTGTTGCTGCATTGTTTATAAGGATACCCATCGCTCACTTACATGGAGGAGAGCTAACAGAAGGCGCGATTGATGATGCCATACGTCATTCTATAACTAAAATGAGTCACATACATTTTACCTCTACCGAAGCTTATAGAAATCGTGTTATCCAATTAGGGGAGAATCCTGATCGTGTCTTTAATGTAGGTGCCATAGGAATAGACAATATTAAGCATTCAAATTTTCTTGCTAAGGAAGAGTTTGAAAAGTCGATAGATTTTAAGTTAGGTAAGCTTACATTCTTAGTTACCTATCATCCGGCAACTCTTGATCGTATATGTTCTGAAGCGGCAGTTGATAATTTGCTTCAAGCGCTTGATAGATTTCCTGATGCAACGATCATATTTACAAAACCTAATTCTGATGCCGATAGCTATATTATTTCTAAGATGATAGATGCTTACGCTATAGCTAATGGTGACCGATGTAAAGTTTTTACATCATTAGGTCATTTACGATACTTATCAGCTCTTAAGTATGTTGATGTTGTAATAGGTAACTCATCAAGCGGAATACTTGAGGTTCCAAGTTTTGGGATTCCTACCGTAAATATTGGTAATCGTCAAAAAGGAAGGATTGCTGCTCAAAGTGTCTTGAACTGTAATGTTACTAGTGAAGATATTACTAATGCTATTAGCAATGCAATCGGTTTGGCTAAGGATAGACGCTTAAAAGATGTTGAAAACCCTTACGAAAAGGATGAAACAGCTGCTACTATTATGAAAACTCTTAAGGAGTTAGAATTGGATAATCTTACCGTAAAGAAATTCTACGATATATGCTAG
- a CDS encoding sugar phosphate nucleotidyltransferase: MLDYSKYIINRDFTVRGALIKLNALSNDVLTLFVLDEGRLVGTLTDGDARRGLINGVQLTDSVDKIMKKDFSYLKDDENPFLRQVDFRNRSIQLLPSINEKGEIVKIYNLKKLKAILPIDAVLMAGGKGERLRPLTETTPKPLLKVGDKAIIDYNIESLLLNGVENISVTVNYLADQLEEHFANPKQGVKVKCVREPRFYGTMGAVKLVDGFKHDVVLIMNSDLFTNIDLSDFYRHFLEKDADMSVASVPYTVNIPFGIFELDGRNITSLKEKPTYNYYANSGIYLIKKDLLNLIPTDQCFNATDMIELLISKKKNVIRYPLLGYWVDIGRHEDFNRVQDYVKHLHFQ; encoded by the coding sequence ATGCTAGACTATAGTAAATATATTATCAATCGAGATTTTACAGTACGTGGTGCTTTGATAAAGTTAAACGCACTCTCAAATGATGTACTGACACTATTTGTATTAGATGAAGGTAGGTTGGTAGGTACACTTACGGATGGTGATGCTAGAAGAGGATTAATAAATGGAGTTCAATTGACTGATAGTGTGGATAAGATTATGAAAAAGGATTTTAGTTATCTCAAGGATGATGAAAATCCTTTTCTACGTCAAGTCGACTTTCGGAATAGAAGCATTCAGTTATTACCAAGCATTAATGAAAAAGGTGAAATCGTAAAGATATACAACCTAAAGAAGTTAAAAGCAATACTTCCTATTGATGCTGTTTTAATGGCAGGGGGTAAGGGAGAGCGTTTACGACCTTTGACAGAAACAACACCTAAACCATTGCTTAAAGTAGGAGATAAAGCTATTATAGACTACAATATTGAAAGCTTACTGCTAAATGGTGTTGAAAACATTAGCGTTACCGTAAACTATTTGGCAGATCAACTCGAAGAACACTTCGCAAATCCGAAGCAAGGGGTGAAGGTAAAGTGTGTACGAGAACCTAGATTTTACGGTACCATGGGTGCAGTTAAACTGGTTGATGGATTTAAGCATGATGTGGTGTTGATTATGAATTCAGATTTATTCACCAATATAGATTTGTCCGATTTTTATAGGCATTTTCTAGAAAAGGATGCAGATATGTCTGTAGCTTCTGTTCCCTATACTGTAAATATACCATTTGGCATATTTGAGCTGGATGGTAGGAATATCACATCGTTAAAAGAGAAACCTACCTATAACTACTACGCTAATTCGGGTATATATCTTATAAAGAAGGATCTTCTTAATTTAATTCCTACCGATCAGTGTTTTAATGCAACCGATATGATAGAGTTGTTGATTAGTAAAAAGAAGAATGTTATTAGGTATCCGCTTCTTGGATATTGGGTTGATATTGGACGGCATGAAGATTTCAATAGGGTTCAAGATTATGTTAAACACTTACACTTTCAATAA
- a CDS encoding cytidylyltransferase domain-containing protein: MLNEKKILAIIPARGGSKGVPGKNIKNLLGKPLITWTIDVLKLSKYIDRIFVSTDSKEIRNIAVNNEIEVPFLRNELLAKDNSLVIDAVIEAIDYFSSIGEMYDIVLLFEPTSPMRNVELVDEAITILKENTEIDSIATFSEIELPLERIWLIENNSPRLMSQSNNAFKPRQQLSVAYKLNGLLYGIRVNVLKSMAKPQIITDNVFPLITKRDISTDIDDMSDFEYIEFLMSKNENNFNNRG; this comes from the coding sequence ATGTTGAATGAAAAAAAAATACTTGCAATTATACCTGCAAGAGGTGGTAGTAAGGGAGTGCCCGGGAAAAATATTAAAAATTTATTAGGGAAACCCTTAATTACTTGGACAATTGATGTGTTAAAATTGTCCAAGTATATAGATAGAATATTCGTATCTACGGATAGTAAAGAAATTAGAAATATTGCCGTTAATAATGAGATTGAAGTACCTTTCTTGCGAAATGAGTTATTGGCAAAAGATAATTCATTAGTAATCGATGCTGTTATTGAAGCAATTGATTATTTTTCTTCTATTGGAGAAATGTATGATATTGTATTATTATTTGAGCCAACTTCTCCTATGAGAAATGTAGAATTGGTTGATGAAGCAATAACCATATTGAAAGAAAATACTGAGATTGATTCTATTGCAACTTTTTCTGAGATAGAATTGCCTCTTGAAAGAATTTGGTTAATCGAAAATAATTCTCCGCGATTAATGTCTCAGAGCAATAATGCTTTTAAGCCACGACAGCAATTGTCGGTTGCGTATAAATTGAATGGGTTATTATATGGAATACGTGTAAATGTATTGAAAAGTATGGCTAAACCTCAAATAATAACAGATAATGTATTTCCTTTAATTACAAAAAGAGATATTTCAACTGATATTGATGATATGTCTGATTTTGAGTATATAGAATTTTTAATGTCAAAAAATGAAAACAATTTTAATAACAGGGGGTAG
- a CDS encoding SDR family NAD(P)-dependent oxidoreductase yields the protein MKTILITGGSSGVGKTLVEYFSNQYKVITIARRVEEMRSAFSNNPNVDIYKADLASMSDLCDVLNEITKKYQRVDCIINNAGIMHKGDVELVSTDDLMKSITVNAISPIEIVKFFLPGMKKNNFGRIINLTSGAPLNCFKGVGAYSASKSILNTLTVTLAKEMMEYDIKINLMSPGPVKSEMAPDALLEPSICIPTVEYLLNEVADTGKFYWLGYEIPLSPDLEGIDWLNGIASDRFNKIL from the coding sequence ATGAAAACAATTTTAATAACAGGGGGTAGTAGTGGAGTTGGAAAAACTCTTGTTGAGTACTTTTCTAACCAATACAAAGTAATAACTATTGCTAGACGTGTTGAAGAAATGCGTAGTGCTTTTTCAAATAATCCCAATGTTGACATATACAAAGCCGATTTAGCTTCTATGTCAGATTTGTGTGATGTATTGAATGAAATAACTAAAAAATATCAAAGAGTTGATTGTATTATTAACAATGCAGGTATAATGCATAAAGGAGATGTAGAGCTAGTGTCTACTGATGATTTAATGAAATCTATAACGGTAAATGCAATATCTCCTATAGAAATTGTAAAATTCTTTCTTCCAGGAATGAAAAAAAACAATTTTGGAAGAATCATAAATCTAACGTCAGGTGCTCCTTTAAACTGTTTTAAAGGTGTTGGTGCATATAGTGCATCTAAATCTATTTTAAATACTTTAACCGTAACCTTGGCAAAAGAAATGATGGAGTATGATATAAAAATAAATCTAATGAGCCCAGGACCTGTTAAAAGTGAGATGGCACCTGATGCTTTGTTAGAACCATCAATTTGTATTCCTACAGTTGAATACTTATTAAATGAAGTAGCTGATACGGGGAAATTTTACTGGTTGGGATATGAAATTCCTCTTTCTCCTGATCTTGAAGGTATAGATTGGCTTAATGGTATTGCAAGTGATAGATTTAATAAAATCTTGTAA
- a CDS encoding Gfo/Idh/MocA family oxidoreductase → MKKIGIIGYNDGNGHPYSFSAIINGYDKDYMSHCPYKTIYNYLQKRNENEFGIGNLRVTHVWTPSEKVSIDISKCTYIDNIVDKYEDMAGQVDAVIIARDDVESHFKIASFFLERGTPVFIDKPLCISFTELDYYKPFLENGLLMSCSGLRYKDEIVTSFDGELDKNDIIYANAFTLLDWNKYGIHVLEGVTPLLGSDIVNVENLNGKNHYIVKVTYSSGKYLLIQLHTDVSIGLKSYIYTSNQEFKVVFDDNFSCFKRMLEGFNTMLITGKSPIPSYETVSIIKSLIRGRNEK, encoded by the coding sequence GTGAAAAAAATTGGAATAATTGGATATAACGATGGCAATGGTCATCCATATTCTTTTTCGGCAATAATTAATGGATACGATAAGGATTATATGAGCCATTGTCCATATAAAACCATATATAATTATTTGCAAAAAAGGAATGAAAATGAATTTGGGATAGGTAATTTGCGAGTAACTCACGTTTGGACGCCTTCTGAGAAAGTATCTATCGATATTTCTAAATGTACTTATATCGATAATATTGTAGATAAGTATGAGGATATGGCTGGTCAAGTTGATGCTGTTATTATAGCAAGGGATGACGTAGAATCTCATTTCAAAATTGCCTCATTCTTTCTAGAAAGAGGAACACCAGTTTTTATTGATAAACCATTGTGTATTTCTTTTACCGAGTTAGATTATTATAAACCATTTCTAGAAAATGGTTTATTAATGTCCTGTTCGGGTTTACGTTATAAGGATGAAATAGTAACGAGTTTTGATGGTGAATTGGATAAAAATGACATTATATATGCAAATGCTTTTACTTTGCTAGATTGGAATAAATATGGAATACATGTTTTAGAAGGTGTTACACCTTTGTTGGGAAGTGATATTGTTAACGTTGAAAATCTCAATGGAAAAAATCATTATATTGTTAAAGTTACTTACTCTTCTGGTAAATATTTGTTGATTCAATTACATACAGATGTTTCCATTGGTCTTAAATCGTATATCTATACAAGCAATCAGGAATTTAAGGTAGTCTTTGATGATAATTTTTCTTGCTTTAAGAGGATGTTGGAAGGTTTTAACACAATGCTTATAACTGGGAAATCTCCGATACCATCATACGAAACTGTTTCAATAATAAAATCTTTAATAAGGGGTAGAAATGAAAAATAA
- a CDS encoding SDR family oxidoreductase yields the protein MKNKIIIITGGMGLIGKEIVNNIKRKGGLPIIVDINVDTNLENGIINIDITNDNDINKGIDAIIDHFGRIDGLVNNAYPRTSDWGNRFELIEPNSWRKNIDMQLNSYFVISQKVLKQMALQGFGSIVNIASIYGVVGNDFTLYEEYGGTSPAAYSAIKGGLINFTRYLASYYGRKGIRVNSVSPGGIFDNQHHSFVSRYEAKVPMGRLGRPDDIAPAVSFLLSDEAKYITGQNLIVDGGWTCI from the coding sequence ATGAAAAATAAGATAATAATTATTACAGGGGGAATGGGGCTAATTGGAAAAGAAATAGTAAATAATATCAAAAGGAAAGGGGGATTGCCAATAATTGTAGATATTAATGTTGATACAAATTTAGAAAATGGTATAATTAATATAGACATCACTAATGATAATGATATTAATAAAGGAATTGACGCTATTATTGATCATTTTGGTAGGATTGATGGTTTAGTTAATAATGCATATCCAAGAACAAGTGATTGGGGAAATAGATTTGAACTTATAGAGCCCAATTCTTGGAGAAAAAATATAGATATGCAGTTGAATAGTTACTTTGTGATTAGTCAGAAAGTATTAAAACAGATGGCATTACAAGGGTTTGGTTCTATCGTTAATATAGCATCTATTTACGGTGTTGTAGGCAACGATTTTACGCTATATGAAGAATATGGAGGTACCTCTCCAGCTGCTTACTCTGCCATAAAGGGTGGATTAATTAATTTTACTCGATATCTTGCTTCGTATTATGGCAGGAAAGGTATTCGAGTTAACAGTGTATCACCTGGTGGCATTTTTGATAATCAACACCATTCATTTGTTTCAAGGTATGAAGCAAAGGTTCCAATGGGGAGGTTAGGTAGACCTGACGATATTGCCCCTGCTGTATCATTTTTGCTTTCAGATGAAGCAAAATACATTACTGGACAAAATTTGATTGTTGATGGAGGTTGGACTTGTATCTAG
- a CDS encoding O-antigen polymerase translates to MSLLLLFFALLFFAFYYYYTRDVLNPCSSFLFIWYLTSSISSIDYNDFMAPWSSEMFLVVIVSGISFWIGSLFFLNKVSTKCLTISEVSSTYTIIIRLLFVICFGTTIVEWLNGGGQISLFVSNINGDVKSQMDGDIPGIHYGTIFFPYIAVLTYFRYINSEKKQFLDLLIILIVVSTSLLFKMSRGDMMIYIFSFLFIYTRYYKINFRKIIFILAIFITVVVGGMLLRVSSGSIVMNTTSNPYFSIFYSYIATCYANLNDFINQNNSYHFLGNATFAPFWTLIGMKEHFQVVSTTQLNMFNAVPYVYGFYHDYKYLGIVFFPFTLGVVISVFYFNASFGRNYWILMIAVLQKAIFNSFFGNYFSGELVNLFPYIVIFFLVLFVMNYRFVVPVVEFKINNKKNNFNGNYTTNIN, encoded by the coding sequence ATGAGCCTTTTGTTGTTATTTTTTGCATTATTATTTTTTGCATTTTATTATTATTATACACGTGATGTTTTGAACCCTTGTTCTTCGTTTCTTTTTATATGGTATTTGACGAGTTCAATTTCAAGTATTGATTATAATGATTTTATGGCACCTTGGTCTTCTGAAATGTTTTTAGTAGTTATTGTTAGCGGTATTTCCTTTTGGATTGGATCATTATTTTTTCTAAACAAAGTTAGTACGAAATGTTTAACAATAAGTGAAGTGTCAAGTACGTATACTATTATTATAAGATTGTTGTTTGTTATTTGTTTTGGAACCACAATAGTTGAATGGTTAAATGGAGGAGGGCAAATATCTTTATTTGTAAGTAATATAAATGGAGATGTTAAATCGCAAATGGATGGAGATATACCAGGGATTCATTATGGTACCATATTTTTCCCATATATTGCAGTTCTTACATATTTTCGGTATATTAATTCTGAGAAGAAGCAATTCTTAGATTTATTGATAATACTTATTGTCGTTTCTACTTCGTTGTTGTTTAAAATGTCTAGAGGTGACATGATGATATATATATTTTCTTTTTTGTTTATTTATACCAGATATTATAAAATAAATTTCAGAAAAATTATTTTTATTCTAGCAATATTTATAACTGTAGTTGTTGGAGGTATGTTGTTACGTGTTTCAAGTGGGTCTATTGTTATGAATACTACATCAAATCCTTATTTTAGTATATTTTACAGTTATATTGCTACATGTTATGCAAATCTTAATGATTTTATTAATCAAAATAATTCTTATCATTTTCTTGGAAATGCTACTTTTGCACCCTTTTGGACTTTAATTGGCATGAAAGAACATTTTCAAGTTGTCTCAACAACACAGTTAAATATGTTTAATGCAGTCCCTTATGTATATGGATTTTATCATGATTATAAATATTTAGGGATAGTCTTTTTCCCTTTTACTTTAGGTGTAGTTATATCAGTATTTTATTTTAATGCAAGTTTTGGGCGTAATTATTGGATCTTAATGATTGCCGTTTTGCAAAAGGCAATATTTAACTCCTTTTTTGGGAATTATTTTTCAGGCGAACTTGTTAATTTATTTCCTTATATTGTAATTTTCTTTTTGGTTTTATTTGTAATGAATTATAGATTTGTTGTTCCTGTTGTTGAATTTAAAATTAACAATAAAAAAAATAACTTTAATGGCAATTATACTACAAATATCAATTGA
- a CDS encoding glycosyltransferase, whose translation MAIILQISIEVNSGSVGRIAEQIGLEVLARGWVSYVTYARNNLPSRSITLKIGNKYNIYWHGLKTRIFDNHCLESKSATKKLISNIEQIRPDIIHLHHIHGYFINMKILFEYLQSCDIPIVWTFHDCWAFTGHCAHYEFIGCEKWKTGCFSCEQKKEYPASYFIDRSKTNYLQKRALFNSLSNLTIVPVSNWLKTQVEQSFLNKNNVEVIHNGIDIDLFKPIFDSHIYSKYKITNRTIVLGVASKWDNKKGFEEFFKLNMIIKRSYTIVLVGLSKSQIKKLPDSIIGIERTENVFELAKLYSMATVFVNPTFEDTFPTTNLESLACGTPVITYRTGGSVESISEDVGFVVEKGDVDGICKSIDIVVGRGKDVYSKKCRNKAEMFYNRTNSFKRYISLYEQLLSNKKKHNNGI comes from the coding sequence ATGGCAATTATACTACAAATATCAATTGAAGTTAATAGTGGTTCTGTTGGTCGAATTGCAGAACAAATTGGTCTTGAGGTTCTCGCAAGAGGTTGGGTGAGTTATGTAACCTATGCTAGAAATAATTTGCCTAGCAGATCAATTACATTAAAAATTGGGAATAAATATAATATTTACTGGCATGGTTTAAAAACTCGTATCTTTGATAATCATTGTTTAGAATCAAAATCTGCTACTAAAAAATTGATTTCTAATATTGAACAAATTAGACCAGATATCATTCATCTTCATCATATTCATGGCTATTTTATAAATATGAAGATTTTGTTTGAATATCTTCAGAGTTGTGATATCCCTATTGTCTGGACATTCCATGACTGTTGGGCATTTACTGGTCATTGTGCACATTATGAGTTTATTGGTTGTGAGAAGTGGAAGACTGGATGTTTTTCTTGTGAGCAGAAGAAGGAGTATCCTGCTAGTTATTTTATAGACAGATCTAAAACTAATTATCTTCAAAAAAGAGCGTTGTTTAATTCACTTTCTAATTTGACGATTGTTCCTGTTTCTAACTGGCTAAAAACACAAGTAGAGCAGTCGTTTTTAAACAAGAATAATGTTGAGGTTATACATAATGGAATTGATATTGATCTATTTAAACCGATATTTGATAGTCATATATATAGCAAATACAAAATTACTAATAGAACAATTGTACTTGGAGTTGCAAGTAAATGGGATAACAAAAAAGGATTCGAAGAGTTTTTTAAATTAAATATGATTATAAAAAGAAGTTATACAATTGTTCTTGTAGGCCTTTCGAAGAGTCAAATTAAAAAACTTCCTGATTCAATTATTGGGATTGAGAGAACTGAAAATGTTTTTGAATTAGCAAAACTTTATTCAATGGCAACAGTTTTTGTAAATCCTACATTTGAAGATACTTTTCCAACTACCAATTTAGAATCTTTAGCTTGTGGTACTCCTGTAATAACATATCGAACAGGAGGGAGTGTAGAGTCTATCTCAGAGGATGTTGGTTTTGTAGTAGAAAAGGGTGATGTTGATGGAATTTGTAAATCTATCGATATTGTGGTAGGTAGAGGAAAAGACGTTTATAGTAAAAAATGCAGGAATAAAGCAGAGATGTTTTATAATAGGACAAATTCTTTCAAAAGGTACATCTCTTTATACGAACAACTTTTGAGTAACAAAAAAAAGCATAATAATGGAATATAA
- a CDS encoding N-acetyl sugar amidotransferase: MEYKICSKCVMDTTDPNIHFDENGVCDHCHDFENNVKPNWHTDDKGTYELEKIITKIKGKGINKEFDCILGLSGGVDSSYLLHLAVKEFGLRPLVFHVDGGWNSELAVHNINVMIDKLGLDLYTEVINWEEMKDFQLAFFKSGVPHLDIPQDHAFVATLYYFAEKHKIKYILNGGNFSTECVQYPMEWFYYGTDMSQINDIRKRFGTISMDTYPFSSIYRHKIYLKYIKGVHVVKPLNYRPFIKEKALKLLEKEYGWKPYPQKHFESRFTKFYEGYWLPERFGYDTRKVQLSSLILTGQMTREEALAILSKPAYNPETIVDEFNYIATKLGISSEELRRYFEMPKKFYWDYKNQQNIFRFGARVMNLLGIEKVVKRKK; encoded by the coding sequence ATGGAATATAAAATCTGTTCAAAATGTGTAATGGACACAACTGATCCAAATATTCATTTCGATGAAAATGGAGTTTGCGATCATTGCCATGATTTCGAAAATAATGTGAAGCCTAACTGGCATACTGATGATAAAGGGACGTATGAGTTAGAAAAGATAATTACTAAAATAAAGGGAAAAGGTATAAATAAGGAATTTGATTGTATTCTTGGTTTAAGTGGTGGAGTGGATAGTTCTTATCTATTACATTTAGCTGTAAAGGAGTTTGGATTACGTCCTCTTGTATTTCATGTTGATGGTGGTTGGAATTCAGAATTGGCCGTTCACAATATCAATGTCATGATTGATAAACTTGGGTTAGATTTATATACCGAGGTTATCAATTGGGAAGAAATGAAGGATTTTCAGTTGGCTTTCTTTAAGTCAGGGGTACCGCACTTAGATATTCCACAAGATCATGCATTTGTTGCTACTCTATACTACTTTGCCGAAAAGCATAAGATTAAGTACATATTAAATGGTGGTAACTTTTCTACTGAGTGTGTGCAGTATCCAATGGAGTGGTTTTACTATGGGACTGATATGTCTCAAATCAATGATATTCGTAAAAGGTTTGGAACAATATCAATGGATACATATCCATTCAGTTCAATATATCGACATAAAATATACTTAAAGTACATAAAAGGTGTTCATGTTGTTAAACCATTAAACTATAGGCCTTTCATTAAAGAGAAGGCGTTGAAGTTGCTAGAAAAAGAATATGGTTGGAAACCATACCCTCAAAAACATTTTGAATCGAGGTTTACAAAGTTTTACGAAGGATATTGGCTGCCTGAACGTTTTGGTTATGATACACGTAAGGTGCAGCTATCCAGTTTGATACTAACTGGTCAAATGACAAGAGAAGAGGCATTGGCTATTTTGAGTAAGCCTGCATATAATCCTGAAACTATTGTTGACGAATTCAACTATATAGCAACAAAACTCGGTATAAGTTCTGAAGAGTTAAGACGATATTTTGAAATGCCTAAAAAGTTCTATTGGGATTATAAAAATCAACAAAATATTTTTAGGTTTGGTGCTAGGGTTATGAATTTGCTTGGAATAGAAAAAGTTGTAAAACGAAAAAAATGA
- the hisH gene encoding imidazole glycerol phosphate synthase subunit HisH produces MITIVDYGLGNINAFVNVYDRLNIPTKVAKTSEDLVDAQKIILPGVGHFDYAMNRLNASGMRSQLEFLVIERNTPIMGICVGMQMLANDSDEGVEKGLGWIDGHVRKFDASLIPYKTRLPHMGWNTMKKVKETPLLEGFDEEARFYFLHSYYFQCNNVNDIISETEYGIKYASAVNRNNIYGIQFHPEKSHSNGINLLKNFALL; encoded by the coding sequence ATGATAACTATTGTCGATTATGGATTAGGAAATATCAATGCATTTGTAAATGTATACGATAGGTTGAATATTCCTACTAAAGTTGCAAAAACATCCGAAGATTTAGTTGATGCTCAAAAGATAATTCTTCCTGGAGTTGGCCATTTTGATTATGCTATGAATCGATTAAATGCCTCTGGAATGCGCTCTCAACTTGAATTCTTAGTTATAGAAAGAAATACCCCAATAATGGGGATATGTGTTGGAATGCAAATGCTTGCAAATGATAGTGATGAGGGTGTTGAGAAGGGGTTAGGATGGATTGATGGCCATGTTAGAAAGTTTGATGCTTCTCTAATTCCATATAAGACAAGATTACCTCATATGGGGTGGAATACTATGAAGAAAGTAAAGGAAACACCTTTACTTGAAGGTTTTGATGAAGAAGCGAGGTTTTATTTTTTACACTCTTACTATTTCCAGTGTAATAACGTAAATGATATTATTTCAGAAACAGAATATGGTATTAAGTATGCCAGTGCTGTAAATAGAAATAATATTTACGGGATACAGTTTCATCCTGAAAAGAGCCATTCTAATGGAATAAACCTACTTAAAAATTTTGCGCTTCTTTAG
- a CDS encoding AglZ/HisF2 family acetamidino modification protein: protein MLQPRIIPCLLVHNKGLVKTTKFKDPKYVGDPINAVKIFNEKEVDELIVVDIDASVKNSEPDYNLIEKLAIECRMPLCYGGGIKTVEQAQRIFSLGVEKIAISSLAIENPSIITELAERVGSQSVVVVLDVKKKTFSSKYEVYINNGKKSTGIDPIVFAAELERLGAGEIVINSIDQDGVMKGYDLDLIDKIRDVISIPLTVLGGAGSIEDMAAVIKKHGIIGVAAGSFFVFKGKFRAVLINYPLPIVKHEMIKNNII, encoded by the coding sequence ATGCTACAGCCCAGAATAATACCATGTTTACTTGTTCATAACAAGGGACTTGTTAAAACAACCAAATTTAAAGACCCCAAATATGTGGGAGATCCTATAAATGCGGTAAAAATTTTTAATGAAAAAGAAGTTGATGAATTAATCGTTGTAGATATCGATGCTTCTGTTAAAAATAGTGAGCCTGATTACAACTTAATTGAAAAACTAGCTATAGAATGTCGTATGCCATTATGCTATGGTGGTGGTATTAAAACAGTCGAGCAGGCTCAGCGTATTTTTAGTCTTGGTGTCGAAAAAATAGCAATAAGTTCGCTTGCAATCGAAAATCCTTCTATAATAACAGAACTTGCAGAACGTGTTGGTAGTCAAAGTGTCGTAGTTGTTCTTGATGTAAAGAAAAAAACGTTTAGTTCGAAATACGAGGTTTACATCAATAATGGGAAAAAGTCAACGGGTATAGATCCTATCGTATTTGCTGCTGAATTAGAAAGATTAGGTGCAGGTGAGATTGTAATTAATTCTATAGATCAAGATGGAGTAATGAAGGGATACGACCTGGATTTAATTGATAAAATACGAGATGTAATTTCAATACCCTTAACAGTCCTTGGAGGTGCAGGCTCTATAGAAGATATGGCAGCTGTAATAAAAAAGCATGGGATTATAGGTGTTGCTGCAGGTAGTTTTTTTGTTTTTAAAGGCAAGTTTAGGGCTGTTTTAATAAATTACCCGCTTCCTATTGTAAAGCACGAAATGATTAAAAACAATATAATTTGA